The Streptomyces sp. Mut1 genome window below encodes:
- the sigJ gene encoding RNA polymerase sigma factor SigJ: MSTPSEPGDERSDARPEPSLSAVVGERRRLINLAYRMLGSLAEAEDAVQETYARWYAMPRSRQEAIASPGAWLTTVAARVCLDVLGSARVRRERYVGEWIPEPLPDRTEWVGGGAAGGGDGPVDPADRVTLDESVNMAFLVVLESMTPAERVAFILHDVFRYPFAEVAGIVGRSAPACRQLAASARRRVREARAQTGPSAEQAVLVRDFKEAWEAKDIEALVGLLDPEAALITDGGGLAGAALRPVEGGERVAQYLVHFAEKVPALVLLERTVNGRPGLVAQHAGATVTVAAFGLAGDRVHRVWAVRNPEKLRPWPGNGPGAPGAGGPPQSWGG; encoded by the coding sequence ATGAGCACACCATCCGAGCCGGGCGACGAGCGGTCCGACGCACGCCCGGAGCCGAGCCTGAGCGCGGTCGTCGGCGAACGCCGCCGGCTCATCAACCTCGCCTACCGGATGCTCGGTTCGCTCGCCGAGGCGGAGGACGCCGTGCAGGAGACGTACGCCCGCTGGTACGCGATGCCCCGGAGCCGGCAGGAGGCCATCGCGTCCCCCGGCGCGTGGCTGACGACGGTGGCCGCCCGGGTCTGCCTGGACGTCCTCGGCTCGGCGCGTGTCAGGCGCGAGCGTTACGTCGGCGAGTGGATCCCCGAACCGCTGCCCGACCGTACGGAGTGGGTCGGCGGGGGCGCCGCGGGCGGCGGGGACGGACCGGTGGACCCCGCGGACCGGGTCACCCTGGACGAGTCCGTGAACATGGCGTTCCTCGTCGTGCTGGAGTCGATGACACCGGCCGAGCGGGTGGCGTTCATCCTGCACGACGTCTTCCGCTACCCGTTCGCCGAGGTCGCCGGCATCGTCGGCCGGAGCGCCCCGGCCTGCCGGCAGCTCGCCGCTTCGGCCCGTCGGCGCGTCCGTGAAGCGCGGGCGCAGACGGGTCCGTCGGCGGAGCAGGCCGTGCTGGTGCGGGACTTCAAGGAGGCGTGGGAGGCGAAGGACATCGAGGCGCTGGTCGGCCTGCTCGACCCGGAGGCCGCGTTGATCACCGACGGGGGCGGGCTGGCCGGGGCGGCCCTGCGTCCGGTGGAGGGCGGCGAGCGCGTCGCCCAGTACCTGGTCCACTTCGCCGAGAAGGTTCCCGCGCTGGTGCTCCTGGAGCGGACGGTCAACGGCCGGCCGGGGCTGGTCGCCCAGCACGCGGGCGCCACCGTCACGGTGGCCGCGTTCGGCCTGGCCGGGGACCGCGTCCACCGTGTCTGGGCGGTGCGCAACCCGGAGAAGCTGCGGCCCTGGCCCGGGAACGGCCCCGGCGCGCCCGGCGCCGGCGGGCCGCCTCAGTCGTGGGGCGGGTAG
- a CDS encoding DUF488 domain-containing protein has protein sequence MNRICTVGHSTREFDELLELLRGNDVTCLADVRSFPSSRRLPQWNQQEIIDALPPGIGYRWMPKLGGRRHTPKGVESVNGAWRVKAFRDYADYMATGEFREGLDALLELAEHERPAIMCSEAVPWRCHRRLITDALIVAGAEVVDILSPTSTRPAVLNKDARVRDGGLVYPPHD, from the coding sequence GTGAACAGGATCTGCACGGTCGGGCACTCGACGCGCGAGTTCGACGAGCTGCTGGAGCTGCTGCGCGGGAACGACGTCACCTGTCTCGCCGACGTGCGCTCGTTCCCGTCGTCGAGAAGGCTCCCGCAGTGGAACCAGCAGGAAATCATCGATGCCCTGCCGCCCGGCATCGGATACCGGTGGATGCCGAAGCTCGGAGGACGGCGGCACACCCCGAAGGGCGTGGAAAGCGTGAACGGCGCCTGGCGGGTCAAAGCCTTCCGCGATTACGCCGACTACATGGCGACCGGCGAGTTCCGGGAAGGTCTCGACGCGTTGCTGGAACTCGCGGAGCACGAACGGCCCGCGATCATGTGCAGCGAGGCCGTCCCGTGGCGCTGCCACCGCAGACTGATCACCGACGCGCTGATCGTCGCGGGCGCGGAGGTCGTCGACATCCTGTCGCCCACCTCGACGCGGCCCGCGGTCCTGAACAAGGACGCGCGGGTCCGCGACGGCGGTCTCGTCTACCCGCCCCACGACTGA
- a CDS encoding uracil-DNA glycosylase — protein sequence MCTAEDYPVRAAARSRTLAGLDAELIRCRACPRLVEWREETARAKRPAYRDWEYWGRPVPGFGPSDASLAITGLAPAAHGGNRTGRMFTGDRAGDLLYATLYELGLASRPTVTGPGDGLELYGVRVTSPVHCPPPANRPTPGERDTCRPWLAREFELLRPTVRSVVVLGGFGWQAALAALERAGRQVPKPRPVFGHGVRTTLAPADGAGDPLTVFGCYHVSQRNVFTGRLTAAMFREVLAEAARTAGLPVAGSAPE from the coding sequence ATGTGCACCGCCGAGGACTACCCGGTACGGGCCGCGGCCCGCTCCCGCACGCTGGCCGGCCTCGACGCGGAGCTGATCCGGTGCCGCGCCTGCCCCCGCCTCGTGGAGTGGCGGGAGGAGACCGCCCGCGCCAAGCGTCCGGCGTACCGCGACTGGGAGTACTGGGGACGTCCGGTGCCCGGTTTCGGGCCCTCCGACGCCTCCCTGGCGATCACGGGCCTCGCGCCCGCCGCGCACGGTGGGAACCGGACGGGGCGGATGTTCACCGGGGACCGGGCCGGCGACCTCCTGTACGCGACGCTGTACGAGCTCGGCCTGGCCTCCAGGCCGACGGTGACGGGTCCGGGCGACGGCCTCGAACTGTACGGGGTGAGGGTCACGTCGCCCGTGCACTGCCCGCCGCCCGCCAACCGCCCGACACCCGGCGAGCGGGACACCTGCCGGCCCTGGCTGGCCCGGGAATTCGAACTGCTGCGGCCGACGGTCCGTTCCGTGGTCGTGCTGGGCGGCTTCGGCTGGCAGGCGGCGCTCGCCGCCCTGGAGCGGGCCGGCCGTCAGGTGCCGAAGCCCCGGCCGGTGTTCGGCCACGGTGTCCGTACGACGCTCGCGCCCGCCGACGGGGCGGGCGACCCGCTGACGGTGTTCGGCTGCTACCACGTCAGCCAGCGCAATGTCTTCACCGGCCGGCTCACCGCGGCGATGTTCCGCGAGGTGCTCGCCGAGGCGGCCCGGACGGCCGGGCTGCCCGTCGCAGGGTCCGCCCCGGAGTAG
- a CDS encoding DUF4232 domain-containing protein: MLSFALVAAACDGASSSGDPAGAAAHTKSTGSAQTPAPPPDAASSAPATPPSSPGTTPTTTPGSATATAGGSGSASGSARCTAEGLTMSVRRADAGAGHLYYRLTFVNKSAHSCTLTGFPGVSLIKRDGSVIGVPAKREGAAQGRRVIAPGKAANVTLHTLNQHINGSGCWAGADYLRVYPPGSKEALTLRDPQLRICGDRFTTSSVGG; this comes from the coding sequence GTGCTGTCGTTCGCGCTCGTCGCGGCGGCCTGCGACGGCGCCTCGTCGTCCGGCGACCCGGCCGGGGCCGCGGCCCACACCAAAAGCACCGGCTCCGCGCAGACCCCTGCGCCCCCTCCGGACGCGGCCTCGTCGGCGCCCGCCACGCCGCCGTCCTCCCCCGGCACCACACCCACCACGACGCCCGGTTCCGCCACCGCCACGGCCGGCGGCTCCGGTTCCGCTTCGGGCTCCGCACGGTGCACGGCCGAGGGCCTGACCATGAGTGTGCGGCGCGCCGACGCGGGCGCGGGCCACCTTTACTACCGGCTCACCTTCGTGAACAAGTCCGCGCACTCCTGCACCCTCACCGGCTTCCCGGGGGTCTCCCTGATCAAGCGCGACGGCAGCGTCATCGGCGTACCCGCGAAGCGCGAAGGCGCGGCGCAGGGGCGCAGGGTGATCGCCCCGGGCAAGGCGGCGAACGTCACCCTGCACACACTCAACCAGCACATCAACGGTTCCGGGTGCTGGGCCGGCGCCGACTACCTCCGCGTGTACCCGCCCGGTTCCAAGGAGGCGCTCACCCTGCGCGACCCGCAGCTCCGAATCTGCGGCGACCGATTCACGACCAGCTCGGTGGGCGGCTGA
- a CDS encoding VOC family protein — MTSIEHITLEAEDPAATLRFYNAAFGLDSQIRARAAEAPTTGFRGYTLSLTVAQPATVRSLIDAALDAGATPVKPAAKSFWGYGGVVRAPDGALWKVASSAKKDKGPDTGRIDQFVLLLGVGDMAASKQFYIDRGFTVGKSYGRKYVEFATPQSAVKLALYPRRALAEDAGVPPEGTGSHRLVVGGGSASFTDPDGFAWEPATR; from the coding sequence ATGACCTCCATCGAACACATCACCCTTGAGGCCGAGGACCCGGCCGCCACCCTCCGCTTCTACAATGCGGCCTTCGGTCTCGACTCGCAGATCCGGGCGCGGGCCGCGGAAGCACCGACGACCGGCTTCCGCGGTTACACCCTGTCACTCACCGTCGCCCAGCCGGCCACCGTGCGAAGCCTCATCGACGCGGCGCTCGACGCCGGGGCCACACCGGTGAAGCCGGCCGCCAAGTCGTTCTGGGGCTACGGCGGGGTCGTACGGGCGCCCGACGGCGCGCTGTGGAAGGTCGCGAGCTCGGCGAAGAAGGACAAGGGCCCGGACACCGGGAGGATCGACCAGTTCGTGCTCCTGCTCGGGGTCGGGGACATGGCCGCGAGCAAGCAGTTCTACATCGACCGCGGGTTCACCGTCGGCAAGAGCTACGGGCGCAAGTACGTCGAGTTCGCGACGCCGCAGAGCGCGGTCAAGCTGGCCCTCTACCCGCGCCGCGCCCTCGCCGAGGACGCCGGTGTGCCGCCGGAGGGCACTGGTTCGCACCGGCTGGTCGTCGGCGGCGGCAGCGCCTCGTTCACCGACCCGGACGGCTTCGCCTGGGAGCCCGCCACGCGGTGA
- a CDS encoding TerD family protein, protein MSLHPFDPLVIRHTHRLPAPSGPAGQGDGAARQLDIALMSVGFKLSAGVLERLSALSEDTVAETATRTLDVVRQMVGDHVQHNTYFRDFPAGVPDTFDFWRECITDALLDGTSRAGAIEQLRTGLVDLLTLPSYGNYRHSYAEMLAAHDELTAAAGDRMTVLHLGGTSEEEVTALYLALAGSSTPLGEEGLRDLAALAAHCADGPQPEAVPVRENRAVVNAGRLAAGRDLLLDTVTDVLRLACALSDGDVTLVEPTRFRSLSRPVRRALLAGLDAVVAAAPGKLADVPAHREAFKRLGERLHPHEYPNRPHAAEVFAVARGEREARSLDSRVEELLGADDVTGAARLLAAAPGKLFRSLDRLLRLCRTDGERDAVVAAAGQAAPHVSGRVLLSVREHLHNRTGAPGGRRVFVNQRARAWVATDTRPPVPRPGIERLIAALDAETSRRLPEAGHLLIDPDVLDVALPLSGKSTAEGLGVLPRGSLTPVDGELLRFFVHWRQTEHDTDFDLSALMLDADYETVCWLSYTALTEVGGEHSGDITEAPEGASEFINLRLDAVRGDFIVPQVNIFSGESFEAVEESFFGFMTRDAEQAGRPFEPRTVRMKSELRGPGRVALPLAFLRGPDGGWRARWLHLYLAGSPYANRVEGNRVSVATLVRGVVERDYLTVRYLTGLMAGRGAATTLWDGVTVPDGPVTYIGLERPDGLHPDSVIVTPAHLRDLIPA, encoded by the coding sequence ATGTCGTTGCACCCTTTCGACCCTCTGGTCATCCGTCACACCCACCGCCTGCCCGCCCCGTCCGGGCCCGCCGGGCAAGGCGACGGCGCCGCGCGGCAGTTGGACATCGCGTTGATGTCCGTGGGCTTCAAGCTCTCGGCCGGCGTGCTGGAGCGTCTGTCGGCCCTGTCCGAGGACACCGTGGCCGAGACAGCCACCCGCACGCTGGACGTCGTGCGGCAGATGGTGGGCGACCATGTCCAGCACAACACGTACTTCCGTGACTTCCCCGCGGGTGTGCCGGACACCTTCGACTTCTGGAGGGAGTGCATCACCGACGCGCTCCTGGACGGCACCTCGCGCGCCGGCGCGATCGAGCAGCTGCGCACGGGGCTGGTCGATCTGCTGACCCTGCCGTCGTACGGCAACTACCGGCACTCGTACGCCGAGATGCTCGCCGCGCACGACGAGTTGACGGCTGCCGCCGGCGACCGGATGACGGTCCTGCACCTGGGCGGGACCTCGGAAGAGGAGGTCACCGCGCTCTACCTCGCCCTCGCGGGCAGCAGCACCCCGCTGGGCGAGGAGGGCCTGCGCGACCTCGCCGCGCTGGCCGCGCACTGTGCGGACGGGCCGCAGCCGGAGGCCGTACCCGTGCGCGAGAACAGGGCCGTCGTCAACGCCGGCCGTCTCGCGGCCGGCCGGGACCTTCTGCTGGACACCGTCACCGATGTGCTCCGCCTGGCCTGCGCCCTGAGCGACGGTGATGTGACCCTGGTGGAACCGACCCGCTTCCGGTCGCTGTCCCGGCCGGTGCGCCGGGCGCTGCTGGCCGGGCTCGACGCCGTGGTCGCGGCGGCGCCCGGCAAGCTCGCCGACGTGCCGGCCCATCGTGAGGCGTTCAAGCGTCTCGGCGAGCGCCTGCATCCGCACGAGTACCCGAACCGGCCGCATGCCGCCGAGGTCTTCGCCGTGGCCCGGGGCGAGCGGGAGGCCCGGTCCCTCGACAGCCGCGTCGAGGAGCTGCTCGGCGCCGATGACGTGACCGGCGCGGCGCGGCTGCTGGCGGCCGCCCCGGGCAAGCTGTTCCGCTCGCTGGACCGTCTGCTGCGCTTGTGCCGTACAGACGGCGAACGCGATGCGGTCGTGGCCGCCGCCGGGCAGGCCGCCCCGCACGTGTCGGGCAGGGTCCTGCTGTCGGTCCGTGAGCACCTGCACAACCGGACCGGGGCACCGGGCGGGCGCCGTGTCTTCGTCAATCAGCGCGCCCGTGCCTGGGTCGCCACCGACACCCGTCCGCCGGTACCGCGGCCCGGGATCGAACGCCTGATCGCGGCGCTGGACGCGGAGACGAGCCGCCGCCTGCCGGAGGCCGGGCACCTGCTGATCGACCCGGATGTCCTGGATGTGGCGCTCCCGCTCAGCGGCAAGTCGACGGCCGAGGGCCTCGGGGTGCTCCCCCGCGGCTCCCTGACCCCCGTCGACGGTGAGCTGCTGCGCTTCTTCGTCCACTGGAGGCAGACGGAGCACGACACCGACTTCGACCTGTCCGCGCTGATGCTCGACGCCGACTACGAGACGGTGTGCTGGCTGTCGTACACCGCGCTCACCGAGGTCGGGGGCGAACACTCCGGTGACATCACGGAAGCCCCCGAAGGCGCCTCGGAGTTCATCAACCTGCGTCTGGACGCCGTACGCGGTGACTTCATCGTCCCGCAGGTCAACATCTTCTCCGGGGAGAGCTTCGAGGCCGTCGAGGAGTCGTTCTTCGGGTTCATGACCCGCGACGCCGAGCAGGCGGGCCGCCCGTTCGAGCCGCGTACGGTCCGCATGAAGTCCGAACTGCGCGGGCCGGGCAGGGTTGCCCTGCCGCTGGCATTCCTGCGCGGCCCCGACGGCGGCTGGCGGGCCAGGTGGCTCCACCTGTACCTGGCGGGCAGCCCGTACGCGAACCGCGTCGAGGGCAACCGGGTGTCCGTGGCGACCCTGGTGCGCGGCGTCGTCGAGCGCGACTACCTGACGGTCCGCTACCTCACCGGTCTGATGGCGGGGCGTGGAGCGGCCACCACGCTGTGGGACGGGGTGACGGTGCCGGACGGCCCGGTCACGTACATCGGTCTGGAACGCCCGGACGGCCTGCACCCGGACTCCGTGATCGTCACTCCGGCACATCTGCGCGACCTGATCCCCGCGTGA
- a CDS encoding GPP34 family phosphoprotein, translating into MTTAKDLFITAMDPKAEHPVGQGDLSLALAGAELIDLIGAGAAGLDGDRVVAGGPPEPEDRLLAEAAAALTRQGPHERIDDWLWRRGRDLAAAYQAALEADGELNPKRGRRLSFGAERVEAADTPARRRAAARWEEREPVLTALASAVGIESERSDEETDLGDEVTVVVAGVHDAVMELEAVRQRRSIENAAFANVWRGP; encoded by the coding sequence ATGACCACGGCGAAAGACCTGTTCATCACCGCCATGGACCCGAAGGCGGAACACCCCGTCGGACAGGGCGACCTCTCACTCGCACTCGCGGGAGCGGAACTGATCGACCTCATCGGCGCGGGAGCGGCCGGCCTGGACGGTGACCGCGTCGTGGCGGGCGGTCCCCCGGAGCCGGAGGACCGGCTCCTGGCCGAGGCCGCCGCCGCGCTCACCCGGCAGGGGCCCCACGAGCGGATCGACGACTGGCTGTGGCGCCGGGGCCGGGATCTCGCGGCCGCGTACCAGGCCGCCCTGGAGGCGGACGGCGAGCTGAACCCGAAGCGGGGCCGCCGGCTGTCCTTCGGCGCGGAACGCGTGGAGGCCGCCGATACGCCCGCGCGCCGCCGGGCGGCCGCCCGCTGGGAGGAGAGGGAGCCCGTCCTGACCGCTCTTGCCTCGGCGGTGGGCATCGAGAGCGAGCGGTCCGACGAGGAGACCGATCTCGGTGACGAGGTGACGGTCGTGGTGGCCGGCGTCCATGACGCGGTGATGGAGCTGGAGGCCGTACGCCAGAGGCGCTCCATCGAGAACGCCGCCTTCGCCAACGTGTGGCGCGGACCCTGA
- a CDS encoding cysteine hydrolase family protein, with translation MNTATHRPSPTLREVTGAETRLPRLSDSVLILIDVQNTYRTGVMALEGAEEAVAACARLLERARAAGTPVIHVVHDGGEGSAYDIRARIGAISDEVAPREGETVVVKHFPDSFHRTELEKTLTALGAAPGSGKELVLAGFMTHMCVNYTAQGAFNLGYRPAVVAEATATRSLTAPDGTVLPAAALKTAALTAIGDLFAPVARTVDALPG, from the coding sequence ATGAACACCGCCACCCACCGGCCGTCCCCGACGCTGCGCGAGGTCACGGGCGCGGAAACCCGGCTGCCCCGGCTGAGCGACTCCGTCCTGATCCTCATCGACGTCCAGAACACCTACCGCACCGGCGTCATGGCCCTGGAGGGTGCCGAGGAGGCCGTCGCCGCCTGTGCCCGCCTGCTGGAACGGGCCAGGGCCGCCGGCACCCCCGTCATCCACGTCGTCCACGACGGCGGTGAGGGCTCCGCGTACGACATCCGCGCCCGCATCGGTGCCATCAGCGACGAGGTGGCCCCCAGGGAGGGCGAGACGGTGGTGGTCAAGCACTTCCCCGACTCCTTCCACCGGACCGAACTGGAGAAGACCCTGACCGCCCTGGGCGCGGCGCCCGGCAGCGGCAAGGAGCTGGTCCTCGCCGGCTTCATGACCCACATGTGCGTCAACTACACCGCTCAGGGGGCCTTCAACCTCGGCTACCGGCCCGCCGTCGTCGCCGAGGCCACCGCCACCCGCAGCCTCACCGCACCCGACGGCACGGTCCTGCCGGCCGCCGCGCTCAAGACCGCGGCCCTCACCGCCATCGGCGACCTCTTCGCCCCCGTCGCCCGCACCGTCGACGCACTCCCCGGCTGA
- a CDS encoding GlxA family transcriptional regulator: MPTPHRVVIAVFPGVDLLDVAGPAEVFALANRAGGGRADYEVRLAAPEAGAVRTSAGVRLVPDLTFAEVGGQVDTLLVPGAVDMTDDGPVARIDQDIVAWVKETARHARRVASVCVGAHLLAAAGLLDGRTATTHWSTAAQLAAAHPEVTVDADPIFVRADRGRVWTGAGISACLDLALALVAEDRGEDVALAVARQLVMYLKRQGGQSQFSVPLSRPASSRRDIDDLRLWIADHLDADLRAEVLAGRMCLSERHFARVFTQETGVSAAAYVEAARVEAARRLLETTDDPLDRVAATAGLGSAETLHRVFRRQLATTPAAYRRRFRTGPA; encoded by the coding sequence ATGCCCACCCCACACCGCGTCGTCATCGCGGTCTTCCCCGGCGTCGACCTCCTCGACGTCGCCGGCCCCGCCGAGGTCTTCGCCCTGGCCAACCGGGCCGGCGGGGGCCGCGCCGACTACGAGGTCCGGCTCGCCGCCCCCGAAGCGGGCGCGGTACGGACATCGGCGGGTGTCCGGCTGGTCCCCGACCTGACCTTCGCCGAGGTCGGCGGGCAGGTGGACACCCTGCTGGTGCCCGGCGCGGTCGACATGACCGACGACGGCCCCGTCGCCCGGATCGACCAGGACATCGTGGCGTGGGTCAAGGAGACCGCCCGGCACGCCCGTCGGGTGGCGTCCGTGTGCGTGGGCGCACACCTGCTGGCCGCGGCCGGACTCCTCGACGGCAGAACGGCCACCACCCACTGGTCGACGGCCGCGCAGCTCGCCGCCGCGCACCCGGAGGTCACCGTCGACGCGGACCCGATCTTCGTCCGTGCCGACCGGGGCCGGGTGTGGACCGGGGCCGGCATCAGCGCCTGCCTGGATCTCGCACTCGCCCTGGTGGCCGAGGACCGGGGCGAGGACGTCGCGCTGGCCGTGGCGCGGCAACTGGTGATGTACCTCAAGCGGCAGGGCGGGCAGAGCCAGTTCTCCGTTCCCCTCAGCAGGCCTGCCTCCTCGCGGCGCGACATCGACGACCTGCGGCTGTGGATCGCCGACCACCTCGACGCGGACCTCCGTGCGGAGGTGCTCGCCGGGCGGATGTGTCTGAGCGAGCGGCATTTCGCCCGGGTCTTCACACAGGAGACCGGCGTCTCCGCGGCCGCCTATGTGGAGGCCGCCCGGGTCGAGGCGGCCCGCCGGCTGCTGGAGACGACCGATGACCCGCTCGACCGTGTCGCGGCGACGGCCGGGCTCGGCTCGGCGGAGACCCTGCACCGGGTGTTCCGACGGCAGCTCGCCACGACCCCCGCCGCCTACCGCCGCCGCTTCCGCACCGGGCCGGCCTGA
- a CDS encoding DUF6381 family protein: MSVADETGGRAERIRAKAREMQEAADRASDPQERRRLQDKARRLRERSDQVTTKGDHGTNPL; encoded by the coding sequence ATGAGCGTTGCGGACGAAACCGGCGGCCGCGCCGAGCGGATCCGGGCCAAGGCGCGGGAGATGCAGGAGGCCGCCGATCGTGCGTCCGACCCGCAGGAGCGCCGGCGCCTCCAGGACAAGGCGCGCCGGCTCCGGGAGCGGAGCGACCAGGTGACCACCAAGGGCGACCACGGGACGAACCCGCTCTGA
- a CDS encoding DUF6221 family protein has protein sequence MTDNSGLVAFVRARLDEEEQAARAAGGEGWRCPAEVPGEIHDRGGAIAFTLRNHGYDRHIARQDPARTLQRIETNRVLLDEYTEVAALDIDRPQRDFASGRAFGLGFAVRQMAAEHAGHPDYQVKWLPRFTQ, from the coding sequence ATGACAGACAACTCAGGCCTCGTCGCGTTCGTCCGGGCACGCCTCGACGAGGAAGAGCAGGCAGCGCGGGCAGCGGGCGGCGAGGGGTGGCGCTGCCCGGCCGAGGTGCCCGGCGAGATCCACGACCGCGGCGGTGCGATCGCCTTCACCCTGCGCAACCACGGCTACGACCGTCACATCGCCCGGCAGGACCCGGCCCGCACCCTCCAGCGCATCGAGACCAACCGGGTCCTCCTGGACGAGTACACCGAGGTCGCCGCCCTCGACATCGACCGGCCGCAGCGCGATTTCGCCTCGGGCCGGGCCTTCGGCCTGGGCTTCGCGGTCCGGCAGATGGCCGCCGAACACGCCGGGCACCCCGACTACCAGGTGAAATGGCTGCCCCGTTTCACCCAGTGA
- a CDS encoding nitroreductase family deazaflavin-dependent oxidoreductase yields the protein MPLQGEYQPSPAQWVRDQVEQYESSGGTEGTTMRGMPVIVLTTVGAKSGKIRKTPLMRVEHDGRYAVVASQGGAPKHPVWYHNLVADPRAELQDGPVRRDMTAREVTGEEKALWWERAVEAFPDYADYQKKTDREIPVFVLEPVDGGH from the coding sequence ATGCCTCTTCAGGGCGAGTACCAGCCGAGCCCCGCACAGTGGGTCCGTGACCAGGTCGAGCAGTACGAGAGCTCGGGGGGAACGGAGGGGACGACGATGCGCGGCATGCCGGTCATCGTCCTGACGACCGTCGGCGCCAAGAGCGGGAAGATCCGCAAGACGCCCCTCATGCGCGTCGAGCACGACGGCCGGTACGCGGTGGTCGCCTCCCAGGGCGGCGCCCCGAAGCACCCGGTCTGGTACCACAACCTCGTCGCCGACCCGCGCGCGGAGCTCCAGGACGGGCCGGTGCGCCGGGACATGACCGCCCGTGAGGTGACCGGCGAGGAGAAGGCGCTCTGGTGGGAGCGCGCGGTCGAGGCGTTCCCCGACTACGCCGACTACCAGAAGAAGACGGACCGGGAGATCCCCGTCTTCGTACTGGAGCCGGTCGACGGCGGCCACTGA
- a CDS encoding GNAT family N-acetyltransferase, with amino-acid sequence MTDHWVRLELDTTTFDAERFGAYVTRCRDQGIRLTTLAELGDTPEHRRALYELNKECSADIPERGEFFTYEEFCARRFDVPSYDPRGVVIALDGEEWIGLAATSRHTGFVFNEMTGVRAPYRGRGISIAMKTFGMDFARLCGLHRIRTFHHPANASAIGMNRTMGFVDTE; translated from the coding sequence ATGACTGACCACTGGGTGCGGCTCGAACTCGACACCACGACCTTCGACGCCGAACGGTTCGGCGCCTACGTCACCCGGTGCCGGGACCAGGGCATCCGGCTGACCACGCTCGCGGAGCTGGGCGACACCCCGGAGCACCGCCGCGCGCTGTACGAGCTCAACAAGGAGTGCTCCGCCGACATTCCGGAGCGGGGCGAGTTCTTCACGTACGAGGAATTCTGCGCACGCCGCTTCGACGTACCGTCGTACGACCCGCGCGGTGTCGTGATCGCCCTCGACGGCGAGGAGTGGATCGGACTGGCGGCCACGTCCCGCCACACCGGCTTCGTGTTCAACGAGATGACCGGGGTGAGGGCTCCTTACCGGGGCCGTGGCATCTCCATCGCCATGAAGACGTTCGGGATGGACTTCGCGCGCCTGTGCGGTCTGCACCGGATCCGTACGTTCCACCACCCCGCGAACGCGAGCGCGATCGGGATGAACCGCACCATGGGTTTCGTCGACACCGAGTGA
- a CDS encoding lytic polysaccharide monooxygenase auxiliary activity family 9 protein → MHAKRKTAAAVGAVLAPVLALTLPTGSASAHGYISSPPSRQAQCAAGTVSCGSITYEPQSVEGPKGLTSCSGGNSGFAELDDDSKGWQVTPVSRSTSFQWVLTARHATSTWQYFASGQKIAEFNDNGAQPGATVTHQVDFGNLSGKQKVLAVWNIADTANAFYACIDVNVS, encoded by the coding sequence ATGCACGCGAAAAGGAAGACCGCCGCGGCCGTCGGGGCCGTACTCGCCCCCGTACTCGCGCTCACCCTGCCGACCGGCTCCGCCAGCGCCCACGGCTACATCTCGTCACCGCCCAGCCGGCAGGCCCAGTGCGCCGCCGGGACCGTCAGCTGCGGCTCCATCACGTACGAACCGCAGAGCGTGGAGGGCCCCAAGGGGCTGACCAGCTGCAGCGGCGGCAACAGCGGCTTCGCCGAGCTGGACGACGACTCCAAGGGCTGGCAGGTCACCCCGGTGAGCCGGAGCACCTCGTTCCAGTGGGTACTGACCGCCCGTCACGCCACCAGTACCTGGCAGTACTTCGCGTCCGGCCAGAAGATCGCGGAGTTCAACGACAACGGCGCCCAGCCCGGCGCGACCGTCACCCACCAGGTGGACTTCGGCAACCTCTCGGGCAAGCAGAAGGTCCTCGCGGTCTGGAACATCGCCGACACCGCCAACGCCTTCTACGCGTGCATCGACGTCAACGTCAGCTGA